The following are from one region of the Shinella sp. PSBB067 genome:
- a CDS encoding glutaminase: MTDLQAIVEEIHASLSPRRGEGRVADYIPQLAHVDPQKFGMAVVTVDGETYLVGDAQEAFSIQSISKVFTLTLALGKHGEGIWKRVGREPSGSAFNSIVQLEQEAGIPRNPFINAGAIAITDLVLAGHTPKEAIGEVVRFLRYLADEEDIIVDQAVARSEQATGFRNFALANFMRSFGKLDHAAELVLGVYFHQCALAMSCRQLARAGLFLANSGTNPLTGHRVVSHLRARRINALMLTCGHYDGSGDFAYRVGLPGKSGVGGGILAVAPGKASVAVWSPGLNENGNSLLGSLALEMLAARTGWSVFGA, translated from the coding sequence ATGACGGACTTGCAGGCCATCGTCGAGGAAATCCATGCGAGCCTCTCGCCGCGCCGCGGCGAGGGCAGGGTGGCCGATTACATTCCGCAACTTGCCCATGTGGACCCTCAGAAATTCGGCATGGCCGTCGTCACGGTCGATGGCGAAACCTACCTTGTCGGCGACGCGCAAGAGGCCTTCTCCATCCAGAGCATCTCAAAGGTCTTCACCCTGACGCTGGCGCTCGGCAAGCATGGCGAGGGTATCTGGAAGCGCGTCGGGCGTGAGCCCTCCGGCTCGGCCTTCAACTCCATCGTCCAGCTCGAACAGGAAGCCGGCATCCCGCGCAATCCCTTCATCAATGCCGGGGCCATCGCCATCACCGATCTCGTGCTCGCCGGCCACACGCCGAAGGAGGCGATCGGCGAGGTCGTGCGCTTCCTGCGCTATCTGGCGGACGAGGAGGATATCATCGTCGACCAGGCCGTGGCGCGCTCGGAGCAGGCGACGGGGTTCCGCAATTTCGCGCTCGCCAATTTCATGCGCTCCTTCGGCAAGCTCGACCATGCGGCCGAACTGGTGCTCGGCGTCTATTTCCACCAATGTGCGCTGGCGATGAGCTGCCGGCAACTGGCGCGGGCAGGGCTGTTCCTCGCCAACAGCGGCACCAACCCGCTCACCGGCCACCGCGTCGTCTCGCATCTTCGGGCGCGGCGCATCAACGCCCTGATGCTGACCTGCGGCCATTATGACGGCTCGGGCGATTTTGCCTATCGCGTCGGCCTGCCGGGCAAGAGCGGCGTCGGCGGCGGCATTCTCGCCGTCGCGCCCGGAAAGGCCTCGGTCGCGGTCTGGTCGCCGGGCCTCAACGAGAACGGCAATTCGCTGCTCGGCTCGCTGGCGCTGGAAATGCTGGCGGCGCGCACCGGCTGGTCGGTCTTCGGGGCTTGA
- the rpsD gene encoding 30S ribosomal protein S4 → MSKRAASKYKIDRRMGENIWGRPKSPVNRREYGPGQHGQRRKSKLSDFGVQLRAKQKLKGYYGDIREKQFRAIFAEAERRKGDTPENLIGLLESRLDAIVYRAKFVPTVFAARQFVNHGHVKVNGVRVNIGSYRCKPGDVIEVKEKSKQLVTVLESVGLAERDVPDYIEADHNKMTATFVRVPVLSDVPYAVVMEPHLVVEFYSR, encoded by the coding sequence ATGAGCAAGCGCGCTGCATCCAAGTACAAAATCGACCGCCGTATGGGCGAAAACATCTGGGGCCGTCCGAAGTCCCCGGTCAACCGCCGCGAATACGGCCCGGGCCAGCACGGCCAGCGCCGCAAGTCCAAGCTTTCGGACTTCGGTGTTCAGCTCCGCGCCAAGCAGAAGCTGAAGGGCTACTATGGGGATATCCGCGAGAAGCAGTTCCGCGCGATCTTCGCCGAAGCCGAACGCCGCAAGGGCGATACCCCGGAGAACCTGATCGGCCTGCTCGAATCGCGCCTCGACGCGATCGTCTACCGCGCCAAGTTCGTTCCGACGGTCTTCGCTGCCCGCCAGTTCGTCAACCACGGCCACGTCAAGGTCAACGGCGTCCGCGTCAACATCGGTTCCTACCGCTGCAAGCCGGGCGACGTCATCGAAGTCAAGGAAAAGTCCAAGCAGCTCGTCACGGTTCTCGAATCCGTTGGCCTGGCTGAACGCGACGTTCCGGACTACATCGAAGCCGACCACAACAAGATGACCGCGACCTTCGTTCGCGTTCCGGTTCTCTCCGACGTTCCCTACGCGGTCGTCATGGAACCGCACCTGGTCGTCGAATTCTACTCGCGTTAA
- a CDS encoding HigA family addiction module antitoxin has product MMKSPPHPGELLREDVLQPLGLSVTDAAGRLGMSRVALSRVLHGRAAISPDLALRLERAGASTARAWLGMQANFDLAQAIQRGQPDVQPLDDRAA; this is encoded by the coding sequence ATGATGAAATCTCCTCCCCATCCGGGTGAGCTGCTTCGCGAGGACGTGCTTCAGCCGCTGGGCCTTTCGGTGACGGATGCGGCCGGTCGCCTCGGCATGTCGCGTGTCGCCCTGTCGCGCGTGCTGCATGGCCGTGCCGCGATCAGCCCCGATCTGGCGTTGCGGCTGGAGCGGGCCGGCGCTAGCACCGCCCGCGCCTGGTTGGGAATGCAGGCCAATTTCGACCTGGCGCAGGCCATACAACGGGGCCAGCCCGACGTACAGCCTCTGGACGACAGGGCTGCCTGA
- a CDS encoding type II toxin-antitoxin system RelE/ParE family toxin, whose amino-acid sequence MIVSFRHKGLQLFYLSGSTKGIQASHAAKLGRILGLLDVASGPADVDLPGFRLHPLKGGLKGHWSVWVNGNWRVTFRFVGADVELVDYQDYH is encoded by the coding sequence ATGATCGTCAGCTTCCGGCACAAAGGCTTGCAGCTCTTCTACCTGTCGGGATCGACGAAGGGCATCCAGGCATCGCACGCTGCCAAACTGGGGCGTATCCTCGGCCTGCTCGATGTCGCGAGCGGGCCTGCCGACGTCGACCTTCCCGGCTTCAGGCTGCATCCGCTCAAGGGCGGCTTGAAAGGGCACTGGTCGGTCTGGGTGAACGGAAACTGGCGGGTGACATTCCGTTTCGTCGGAGCGGATGTCGAGCTGGTGGATTATCAGGATTACCATTGA
- a CDS encoding ATP-binding protein gives MKVGIDMGTVQGGAPARLDIEELLATRLLVQGNSGSGKSHLLRRLLEQSAQWVQQVIIDPEGDFVTLSDRFGHVVVDGERTEAELVGIATRIRQHRVSCVLSLEGLEADEQMRAAGIFLNALFDADRDYWYPVLVVVDEAQLFAPAVSGEVSEEARKLSLGAMTNLMCRGRKRGLAGVIATQRLAKLAKNVAAEASNFLMGRTFLDIDMARAADLLGLDRRQAEMFRDLPRGSFVALGPALSRRPLPVTIGAVETSARSTSPKLMPLPDAPQDVEDLIFTPDPDEFTRPVVRRAPPAPRPTTDILAELSRARPEPVQAEAKAPAPEISAEEREGLLDQALAEILANPEAAFRADAELFQDFLVRCRIRRVPGAPLSLPAFRRKMAVARSGVDADTAATEVWARALDLSRSVTEDLQGVFLLVAQAAVRGLACPSDARIARAYGTHSARRARRLLGYFEEQGLVVVHSDLAGHRIVAFPDLGCETLPGDANGPDLVDSHQDAAE, from the coding sequence ATGAAGGTCGGCATCGACATGGGAACGGTGCAGGGCGGCGCACCGGCCAGGCTCGATATCGAGGAACTGCTGGCGACGCGCCTGCTCGTGCAGGGCAATTCGGGATCGGGCAAGTCGCATCTGTTGCGCCGTCTGCTCGAACAGTCCGCGCAATGGGTGCAGCAGGTCATCATTGATCCCGAGGGCGACTTTGTCACGCTTTCCGACCGCTTCGGCCATGTGGTGGTCGATGGCGAGCGCACCGAGGCCGAGCTTGTCGGCATCGCCACCCGCATCCGCCAGCATCGCGTCTCCTGCGTGCTCTCGCTGGAGGGCCTTGAGGCCGACGAGCAGATGCGCGCGGCCGGCATCTTTCTCAATGCACTGTTCGATGCGGATCGCGACTACTGGTATCCGGTGCTCGTGGTCGTCGATGAGGCGCAGCTTTTCGCCCCCGCCGTCAGCGGCGAGGTCTCCGAGGAAGCACGAAAACTTTCGCTCGGCGCAATGACGAACCTGATGTGCCGTGGCCGAAAGCGCGGGCTTGCCGGCGTCATCGCCACGCAGCGCCTCGCCAAGCTCGCCAAGAACGTCGCGGCGGAAGCCTCCAACTTCCTGATGGGCCGCACCTTCCTCGACATCGACATGGCGCGCGCCGCCGACCTCCTCGGCCTCGATCGGCGGCAGGCGGAGATGTTCCGTGACCTGCCGCGTGGCTCCTTCGTCGCGCTCGGCCCGGCGCTGTCGCGCCGCCCGCTGCCGGTGACGATCGGCGCGGTCGAGACCTCCGCGCGCTCCACCAGTCCCAAGCTGATGCCCCTGCCGGATGCGCCGCAGGACGTAGAAGACCTGATCTTCACGCCCGACCCGGACGAATTCACGCGTCCCGTCGTCCGTCGCGCGCCGCCCGCGCCGCGTCCGACGACGGATATCCTTGCCGAACTCTCCCGCGCCCGGCCGGAGCCGGTGCAGGCGGAGGCGAAAGCCCCAGCGCCGGAGATTTCGGCGGAGGAGCGCGAAGGCCTGCTCGACCAGGCGCTTGCCGAAATCCTCGCCAACCCCGAGGCTGCTTTCCGCGCCGATGCCGAACTGTTCCAGGATTTCCTCGTGCGATGCCGCATCCGCCGCGTTCCCGGCGCGCCGCTCTCGCTGCCGGCCTTCCGGCGCAAGATGGCGGTCGCGCGCTCCGGCGTCGACGCCGATACGGCGGCGACGGAGGTCTGGGCGAGGGCGCTCGATCTGTCCCGCAGCGTCACCGAGGATTTGCAGGGCGTGTTCCTGCTTGTCGCGCAGGCGGCGGTGCGCGGGCTGGCCTGCCCTTCGGATGCGCGGATCGCGCGGGCTTACGGCACCCATTCGGCCCGCCGCGCGCGCCGTCTGCTCGGCTATTTCGAGGAGCAGGGGCTGGTGGTCGTGCACAGCGATCTCGCCGGCCACCGCATCGTCGCCTTCCCGGATCTCGGCTGCGAGACACTGCCGGGCGACGCCAACGGGCCGGACCTTGTGGATTCCCATCAGGACGCCGCGGAATAG
- the ttcA gene encoding tRNA 2-thiocytidine(32) synthetase TtcA, giving the protein MTLALAEIEDDAPEDGRHPLFADAPSSVSFNKLRKRLLRQVRQAMDDFAMLKGQKRWLVGLSGGKDSYGLLALLMDLQWRGLLPVELIGCNLDQGQPNFPKHILPDYLKSIGVKHRIEYRDTYSIVKEKVPTGSTYCSLCSRLRRGNLYRIAREEGCDALVLGHHREDILETFFMNFFHGGRLAAMPPKLLNDEGDLMVLRPLAYAAEDDLAKFAAAMRFPIIPCDLCGSQDGLQRNAMKAMLADIETRMPGRKDAMLRALGHTNPSHLLDPKLFDFSSLETVRQNDDD; this is encoded by the coding sequence ATGACCCTTGCCCTTGCCGAAATCGAAGACGATGCACCGGAGGATGGCCGCCATCCGCTCTTTGCCGATGCGCCGTCGAGCGTCTCCTTCAACAAGCTGCGCAAGCGCCTGCTCCGCCAGGTGCGGCAGGCGATGGACGATTTTGCCATGCTCAAGGGCCAGAAGCGCTGGCTCGTCGGCCTTTCCGGCGGCAAGGACAGCTACGGCCTGCTGGCGCTCCTCATGGACCTCCAATGGCGCGGCCTGCTGCCCGTCGAACTGATCGGCTGCAATCTCGACCAGGGCCAGCCGAACTTTCCCAAGCACATCCTGCCGGATTACCTGAAATCCATCGGCGTGAAACACCGCATCGAATATCGCGACACCTATTCCATCGTGAAGGAGAAGGTGCCGACGGGATCGACCTATTGCTCGCTCTGCTCGCGCCTCCGGCGCGGCAACCTCTATCGCATCGCCCGGGAGGAGGGCTGCGACGCGCTGGTGCTCGGCCACCATCGCGAGGATATCCTCGAAACCTTCTTCATGAACTTCTTCCATGGCGGGCGTCTCGCCGCCATGCCGCCGAAGCTCCTCAACGACGAGGGCGACCTGATGGTGCTGCGTCCGCTCGCCTATGCGGCGGAGGACGACCTTGCCAAATTCGCCGCCGCCATGCGTTTCCCGATCATTCCCTGCGACCTCTGCGGCTCGCAGGACGGCCTCCAGCGCAATGCGATGAAGGCGATGCTGGCGGATATCGAGACGCGCATGCCGGGCCGCAAGGACGCCATGCTGCGGGCGCTGGGCCACACCAACCCGTCCCATCTCCTCGATCCGAAGCTTTTCGATTTCTCCTCCCTGGAAACGGTAAGACAGAATGACGACGATTGA
- a CDS encoding inositol monophosphatase yields MTTIDINALALVLAQAAEAEIRPRFRALGKGDIRTKADANDLVTEADEAAERFIKREVTAQFPGVLFVGEESVAADPALLGKLADAELAIVVDPIDGTFNFAAGVPLFGVMAAIVSGGETVGGIIYDPMGDDFVMAEKGGGAWQTGDHRPAVRLKTRGAAPLEAMTGMASTSFLDRERRARVLSNLAKVAFVSNYRCAAHEYRTFAGGNLHYLMYNKLMPWDHLAGTLIAEEAGAYAARFDGSAYKPHHVEGGLLVAPDRESWEMLRREVFVD; encoded by the coding sequence ATGACGACGATTGACATCAATGCCCTGGCGCTCGTGCTCGCACAGGCGGCCGAGGCCGAAATCCGCCCGCGCTTCCGCGCCCTCGGCAAGGGCGACATCCGCACCAAGGCGGATGCCAACGACCTCGTGACGGAAGCCGACGAGGCGGCCGAGCGCTTCATCAAGCGCGAGGTGACGGCGCAGTTTCCGGGCGTGCTGTTCGTCGGCGAGGAATCGGTCGCGGCCGATCCGGCGCTGCTGGGCAAGCTCGCCGATGCCGAGCTTGCCATCGTCGTCGATCCGATCGACGGTACGTTCAATTTCGCCGCCGGCGTGCCGCTCTTCGGCGTCATGGCGGCGATCGTTTCCGGCGGTGAGACGGTCGGCGGCATCATCTACGATCCGATGGGAGACGATTTCGTGATGGCGGAAAAGGGCGGCGGCGCCTGGCAGACGGGCGATCACCGTCCGGCGGTCCGGCTGAAGACGCGGGGCGCCGCGCCGCTCGAGGCGATGACCGGCATGGCCTCCACCAGCTTCCTCGACCGCGAGCGCCGTGCGCGCGTCCTGTCGAACCTCGCCAAGGTCGCCTTCGTCTCCAACTACCGCTGCGCCGCGCACGAATACCGCACCTTCGCGGGCGGCAACCTGCATTACCTCATGTACAACAAGCTGATGCCCTGGGATCACCTCGCCGGCACGCTGATCGCCGAGGAGGCCGGCGCCTATGCCGCCCGCTTCGACGGCTCTGCCTACAAGCCCCATCATGTCGAGGGTGGGCTGCTGGTCGCGCCGGACAGGGAAAGCTGGGAGATGCTCCGCCGCGAGGTCTTCGTCGACTGA